The region GTTTCACCCACGATCAGCATGAACAGGCCCCAGCGCTCCATCGCACCCACATCATTGCCGACAAACAGTGAAAACACGCTGCCGAAGTAGATAATCGCTTTCGGGTTCGACAGATTAGTCAGAAAACCTTTCAGGAAACTCATACCTTTCTTTGGCAGTTCCACCACCGGCGCATTAACCTGTGGGGCTTTGTGCTGCTGACGAGCTGAGCGCAGCAACTGCCAGCCCATCCACAGCAAGTACAAACCACCGCCCACCATGATGATTTCATGCAGCCAGGCCATTTTCTGCAGGATCAGATGCAGGCCCATCAGCGCCACGCCCGCCCAGATGACGATCCCCAACGTAATACCCAACACGCCCATCATCGCCTCTTTGCGCGAGCGGCTGGCCGCCGTTTGCGACACAAAGAAGAAGTCCGGGCCTGGGCTCATTAGCGCAACCAGATGCACCAGCGCGACAGTGGCGAATAACATCAACATGGTTTCTTTCCTTTACTCTTCATCGACATGCTCTTTGATCATCACCAGGAACGGTTTACCAAAACGTTCCAGCTTGCGATGAC is a window of Pantoea rwandensis DNA encoding:
- the rhtC gene encoding threonine export protein RhtC; protein product: MLMLFATVALVHLVALMSPGPDFFFVSQTAASRSRKEAMMGVLGITLGIVIWAGVALMGLHLILQKMAWLHEIIMVGGGLYLLWMGWQLLRSARQQHKAPQVNAPVVELPKKGMSFLKGFLTNLSNPKAIIYFGSVFSLFVGNDVGAMERWGLFMLIVGETFAWFTLVAAIFALPWMRDKYQRMAKWVDGMAGVLFAGFGIHLIISR